AACTCAAGTTGCAACTCCAGAAGCGGAGCCAACTCCGACAGTCTACGCGCCACTTTTTGAAGCGAATGATCCAGTTTACGAGCAGCATGAAGCACATGCAATGCGTTCACCGCTCCCTCAAGCCAAGGCCCACGACCATCCAGGTTGCTAGAAAGAATTTTCAAATCCTCCGCCCGAATACCCATCATCAAACGACGAGCATCCTCCCCGCGAAGGCTGATTTCAATTTCCACACCCAGAGGTCTATAACACTCCAACCGATCACACAAATCATCAAACGTATATCCCTGCAAAAGCGCAGAACTCAAGAGTTCCACAAAACTTATTCTTGCACCCCGAAAAGTAAGTCTTTTTCTATACCCCACTCTGCCGCCCGGCACCCCCATATCTTCGACCACACACATAAGGAGGGTATCCCCTGGAGCAGCAAGCAAATGCGCGACCTCCTCAGCCCTAGCGAGTGGCAGTAACTTGCGAGTTTTGAGCAGACCGGCCTTTTCCATAATCCCAATTCGCCAACGCTCAATCGAATTCATAGAAAAGCGGTCTTTGCCAAACAGAATCCGCTTTCGGCGCAGACGCTCTGCGACAAAATAGTCATCCCAGAAAAAGCACCCCACGTACTTCACCGCAATCTTCACTGCACTCTGGTATTCCAGCGGAACCATTGCATCCAAATCAACAAGCAACTTAAAAATTCGAGAAGCTATCTTCGGATAATGCTCTTCCAAGGCCCATAACAGCTTAAGGCTTAAGCCTGGCCACTTAGCTACACGCTCAATCCCATTTTCAAGTACGTGCTCTAGCCAATCCCTACTCCAAGACAAGATATGCCGACGGTCCACACTAAGTCGGGGATAGCGTTTACCATGGAGATTAATGGTCACCAATGGCAACGCAGTATCCGTCACTATACCATCAACCAAAACACCACCTTCCCCTCCCTCTGCACTCAACCAGACGCCGGCATCATCGATCACCAAGTGGTCTGCCCCACGACTCAAAGCACTTGGTTCCCAAACCAAAACCGTTCCCAGTTCATCCTGTACTTCAGTCCTGAATTCGGCGACTTGCAATAGTCTACCAAGGATTTCACGAGCCGAAAGTTCGCGCCTTTGCCCCAAGTAAAGCCGAACGCGTGTGCCGCCATCAGGCAACTCTGAGCTCTCCTGCTCAGTGAGGCGGAACAGGCCGCTCGCACTAGAGATCCGAGCATTGAGGAGCAACCCCAGCCTGCCATCCCGCTGGAAGCGCCGGGTCGTGACTTGCAACTCGTCTGCGAGCATGAAGTAGCTCAAGACTCCAATGCCAAACTGGCTGTTCGGGTGTAGCTCTATGGGGGGGCTCAGTTTGCTCCAAGCCGCTCGCTCCTCTATGTACTCGGGCGTATGCACGAAACGCCGACCTGCCACCGCAAAGACCCGCTCCAAGTCGTACTCGCTCATACCGATACCGTTGTCAGTGCACTCGATGAACGGTCGACCTCCCTCGACCCCCTGCCGGAATGAGATCAGTCCCACGTATTGGCTCGGATCCCCCTTGTCGCGGCGGAGGAACTCTTGGCGCGCTCGGCGGTAGCGGCAGGCATCCAGCGCATTCTGATACAGTTCCCGCAGCGCGAGGGTCGGGTCCCGATAGAGTTGCTCCCCCATTAACAGCTCGCGAATCCGGTCATGGTCTAGTCTGAAACGGACGTGGCGAGGGCGGTAGAGCAGGCTGCCATGTTCATCGGAAGCAGGTTGAACCTCCGCTGCCGACATGCGGGACGGCAGGCGTCGCAACGGAGCCAAAGTTTCGCCCGTGTTGCCCGCCGCCTTGTGGCGCACTTGGGCTAGCACTTCATCTGCCCGGGCTACCAGTTCCTTCAACACAAAATCGATGACTGGCTGATGACACAGCAACGAGAGGACTTCTTCCTTCTCGCGCTGCTCCCAATGTGCCTCACGGAATGCTTGCCGGAGTTCCTCGACACGAAAGCTGGACTCAATGCCCACGTGGTCGACCGCCACCTCATCCGCGAGACTCGGATCGAGCGCGCTCCACCCTGCAGCACACAGCAGGTACGCGAGGGCCGCGCGCCGCATCCGGAAGCCCCCCTCCAGCACTTCCTCGATTGGCTCCCTCGCCGGCCCCTCTTCTGCCTCTAGCAGATCCAATCCGGCGCCAATACAGCGCGAGAGGGTCGTCAGCCGACTCCACGTCAGTCCTGCCGCCCCCCGCCTCTTCATGAGCCCGCCGAGACTGAACTCAAGCTGCCGCAACCCAGTCGGCCACGGCGGAGGATTCCAGAGGGCTCCCATCCTGTCGAACGCGCGGTGCATCATCCAAAGAACAAGGCTCCGCCGCTCGGGACCCGCGAGCCGCTCAGCACGTCGGACGAGGTCAGGACGGGCCAAGTGGCTCTGTTCCAACGTGTTGCGCGGCTCGGTGGACGCACTCGTGTAGGTGAGGCGCTCGGGCTCAACCCCCACCATCCATTGCACACCACACGACCGCACCGCCTCACGTACGAACGGCGCAAGAACCAGCGCAAGCACCTCGACCGGGCTTAGGCAACCGGGCTGGTTCCCCACAAAACGCTCAAGACGTTCAAGGACCCGGAGCGGGTACTGGTCATCGCGCCATGGATCCTCCGCGAGGGCCACATCGGCCTCGCCCCAGGTCTTCCAGCAGACCTCCGCCATCTCTCCTGCCAATTGCCGCAGGGGTTTCAGGGCCGCGGCGTGGCCACTCGCGGTCTTCCAAAGGGTCGCGTCCTCAGCAGCCTCGCGCCAGGTCCGCGGGCCAGACACGACTTCAACGGGCGGTGCTTCGGGCACCTTCGCCGAGCCCTCTCGGCGCTGGATGCGGCGCTCCAGCGCCCTGGTGGGCGTATGGGAAAGGTCATCCTCCAACTCGTACGTGTAATCAGCCGTCAGTCTCCAGCTACCGTCCTGCAACTTGACGGCAAGGCGCGGCCAGAGCGTTAACAGCGCCTGCCCGTTGTCGTCGATGACCAGTCTCCCGGCAGTGTAGCCATGCTTGCGGCTGACGTCCTTGCCCGGGAGTTTCTCCAAGCCGAACAGCGACACCCCCTGCAGCAGGCGATGCTCCTTGCCAAAGCCCTGCCGGTGCTCTTGTGCGAAGGCCTCGTGGAGATGGCCGCAGATGTGCGCGACGAAGCGCTCACCTATAGCTATTTCTCCCTTATAGTGAGTCTGTGCCTCGGGGCTCAACCAATCAGGTGGGTGATGGGTGAGCAGGAAGGACAGCGTATTTTCGTTGAAGAAGTCAGGGGCCGAGCCGCCACACGACTTGTGGAGTTGCTGAACGTCCAACCACAGCTTCCTGTTGGAGTCGTCATCGACATCCAGGAAGGAGGAGTTGAGACCCACGAACCCGAATTGGATCCCGTCCTTCTCCAGCACGTAGGAGAACTCTCCTGGGAGGAGTCCCTTCTGCACGCCGTTTTGGGGCCGTAGCGGGCATCCCTCCCACCACTTCGTGTACTCAGCGAATGGGCTCTCCACAACCGAGAGGATCTGAGGGTCACCACTGAAGAGCCACTTGCGCAGGTCCTTCGAATCCCGCATGGCGCCAATGGTGGGTACTGCCTTGCTGCGATCCAGATCATGGTTGCCGGGTACGCACAGGAGCACGGGCTCCTTCTCTTCCGGCCATTCCTCGCGGAAGACCTTCCAAATCTGCTCCAGTTCGGCCGTGAGTTGTTTGTACTGCGACTCCTTGCCGCTGAAGGCAAGGTCGCCGGTGAAGAGCACCACATCCCACGGTTCACCGAAGGCCTGTTTCTGGGCTCGCGCCAACCTGCGCAGGTCCTTCAGGAACAGATCCTTCACGTTGGGCCAGAGCCCCTCGTCCTTTTGCCCGATGTGCCAATCCGTCAGGTGGAGCCAGTTGAGCGCGGTCACGCGCACAACCTACCAGCGCCGCGTACCACCCTCGCCGTGCATTCCAGAACGCGGGCTCCGGAACGGAGCAGTGATAAGCATCCACCAGCGATGTAGGAGAAGTCAGCACACCGCTGATGAGCGCTTACGCCTGAAGCCCGTTTCCAACGCTGGGAGCAGACCCCGGGGCCCTCACCCCACCGTGACGCGGCGCACGCCTCGGGCTTCCAGGAGCGCGGGGAGGCGCTCGCGCTGGTCTCCCTGCAGCACCAGGGTGTCCTCCTCCACGGTGCCACCGCAGCCCAGGCCCCCCTTGAGGGCCTTGAGCCACTTCTCCAGCTCGGCGGCGGGCAGCCCCAGCTGCTCCACCACCGTCACCTCCTTGCCACCCCGCCCCTTGCGCTCCATGCGCACCACGGCGCGCGCGGGGCCCTTGGGCCCTTGGGGCCCTTGGGGCCCTTTGGGCTCTTCGGCCTTCACGGGCGCGGGAGCCGGCCCCGCGGGCAGCTCCTCGCGCTTGAGGCCGAGCGCGGCGAAGGGGTTGTGGAAGGGCGCCGCCGGAGCGGACGCCTCGGGCTTCTTGTCGCGCTTGCCCATGGCGTCCGTCCGCTCAGTGGGGGTGATCGTGCGCCTGCAGCGCCTGCTGCGCGGGCGCGGGCAGCACCTTGAAGGCCGCCGCGTCGGGGTCTCCGTCCGCCATGATGAGGGCGTAGAGGAAGGACGGGATGGCCTGCGCCTCGCGGCCGTTGACGACCACCAGCGGCGTGCCGTGCAGGTCGTGCTGCAGGGCGAACGCGATGTCCTCCGCCAGCTTCTTCTCCGTGGCCGCGCTGGAGATGCACGCCTCGAGCTGCGGGCGCGTGACCGTGCCGGAGGACATGATGCTCAGCACGTTCTGCGCATTGAGCGTGGCCTGGGCGGCGAAGAGCTTCTCGCGCAGCTCCCAGTAGTCCGGAGCGTCCTCGGTGCAGATCTGCGCCTTGGCGGCGAGGCAGCGGGTGCCGGAGCCGTCGGTGGCATGCGGGGGCATGGAGCGGTTGCACTGGGCGTCGAGCGGGAACTGGCGCGCCTCCAGCGACAGCTTGCCCTCGGGGATGCGCTTCTTCATGAGGGCGAGCACCTCCACCAGGTTCTTGCAGTGGGGGCAGCGGCTGTCCGTCCACTCCACCATCTTCACCGGCGCGTTCTCGGGGCCATAGCGGCGGCGGGTGGCGGACGGGGCCGGCAGCGGCTTGTCCATCTTGTAGCGGGCGAGCGCGTTGGCGACGGCCTGCTGCTCCGGCTGGGACAGGCTGGTCAGGTACGCCTCCAGCGAGCCGGGCGCGGCGGTGGAGGTCATGGTGGCCACCTTCTCCAGGGCGGCGCTGGCCTTGGGCGTCTGCATGCCAGGCAGCAGCAGCGCCACGTAGGCGGCGGCGGCGAAGCCTCCCGTCCACTGGAGCGCGCGGCCCCACTCGCCCGTCTGCGGCAGCACCGGGCCGGGCAGGCCCTTCCAGGCCACGGCGGCGAAGGTGAGTGTGAGGGCGTAGGTGCCCAGACACGTGGGACACAGGGCCCCGGAGCTCGCGCTGGCGAGCCCGAAGACGAGGCTGGCCGCCACACCGGCCGCGGCCGTCAGACGCAGGCCGTTGGCGGCGGGACGCACGGTGTGCCCGTTGTTGCGCCACACCAGGAAGAGCGCCGAGAGCGCCACGGCGACGATGCCCCACACCAGGCCGAGCGCGGCCACGGGCATGCCCAGCCGCTCATGCACGCCGCTGGCGAAGGCGGAGTTCCACACCGTCTCGCAGTTGATCTTCTCGGAGATGCCGCAGCTGGTGGTGCCACCACCACGCAGGGTGAGGAGCTCCTTCCACTGGTAGATGGAGAGCGCGGCCTCGGCGAGGCCCAGGCCCAGCAGCGCCGCGGCACCACGGACGGGGACAGGAGGGGGCGGATTGGCCTTCTTGCTCATGCGTGCTCCGGAGGGGGGGTCATCAAAACGAGGAGGCGGGCGTTGTCGGGGCCGTCATTGGTGACGCCGTGTTCGACGCCCGCGGGTGCGAAGAGGGCGGCGCCGGGGCCCTGGGAGGCCTCGTCCGCGCCGATGCGGAAGCGGCACCGCCCCTCGAGGACGAGGTACACCTTGTCCGAGGTGGCGTGCCGGTGGGGCTTCTGGCTCTGGCCGGGCGTCAGGCAGTACACGTCCAGGAAGAAGCGTTCGGACTTGAAGAGGTTGAGCTTCTGGAGCTTCTCGGCCGAGAAGCCCATGAAGTCCGACAGGTGTTTCACATCCATCGTGGCATTCACTCCCGGGCCTCTATATAGCGACGGTCATGGAACCGCTGTCTCTGCATTTTCTTCATGAGCAGGCAGGAGCCCATTTCCTGGAGGTCAATGGCCGGGAGGCCGTGGCCGACTACGGGGAGGTGGAGGCGGAGTACCGGGCGGCCCGGCAGGCGGTGGCCCTCCATGATGCCACCTATCGGGAAGCGCTGCGGATAACCGGCGAGGACCGCGTGTCCTTCCTGCACGGGATGGTGACACAGGAAGTGAAGGGCCTGGCGGCCGGGGCGGCCACCTACGCGGCGATGATCACCGTGAAGGGCGCCATGGTGGCCGACGCCCGCATCCTCCGGCGCGAGGCGGACCTGCTGCTGGACGTGGAGCCCGGGATGGGCGCCAAGGTCCAGGAATTCCTGGGGAAATTCCTCATCTCCGAGGACGCGGAGCTGCTCGAGGCCACGGGCGAGCTGGGGGTGCTGCGGCTGCTGGGGCCCCGGACGGCCGAGCTGCTGGGCGCCGTGACGGGCGGGTCCTTCGCCCCCCTGGCCCCGGACGCCACCCGGCCCCTCCCCCTGGCGGGCCAGGAAGTGCTGGCGGTGGGCCGCCCCGGGCAGGAGCCAGGGGTGGACCTGCTGGTTCCCCGGGCGGGGCTGGAGGCGGTGTGGAAGGCGCTGGTGGCGGCGGGCGGAGCCTTCGGGCTCAAGCCGCTGGGCTGGCGCGCGCAGGAGATGCTGCGGGTGGAGGCGGGAGTGCCGCGCTACGGCCAGGACATGGTGGACACCACCATCCCGCTGGAGGCGAGCCTCACCAACGCCATCTCGTACAACAAGGGGTGCTACATCGGGCAGGAGGTCATCGCCCGAGCCACCTTCCGGGGCCATATGAACCGGAAGCTCGCGGGCCTGCTGCTGGGAAACACCGAGGCGGCACCGGGCACCGAGCTGAAGAAGGACGGCAAGAAGGTGGGCTGGGTGACGAGTGTGGTGCGCTCGCCGCTCAAGGGCCAGATGGTGGCCCTGGGGTACGTGCATCGGGACCACCTGGAGCCGGGGACGGTGCTGGCGGTGGGAGATGGATCGGCCGAGGCCACCGTGGCGGCCCTGCCCTTCACCTGAGCCGCGGTCCCAAGCCTCCCTCCCCTTCACCCCTGAGCCCAGCTCCCCTCGCCGTGCCCCTCACCCCTCGCCCTCCGGGAGAGGGACGGGGTGAGGGTATTTGAACTGCTGCCTGTCCCTCGGGGCCGAACCCGCGGCGCACGGCGTTCCTCCACGGCCGCAAGCACCCCACCCCTCCTGGAAGCGACTGGATTTGACTTTCTGGTTTACCGTCTTTATACGGGAAAACCAGTTTTATCGATTTTCCAGAATCAGGAGAGGGTATGATGCGTTCGAAGCCAGCCGGTCACTTCCTGAGGGCGTTGACCGTGGGTGTCTGCACGTGGGCGGCCACGGGGTGTGAGCCCTTCGCGGAGCAGGACAGCGGCGAGGTGGACGTGGGAGCCATCCGGTCTGGGGTCAGCGTCGCGTCCGGGACGGTGGGCGGCAAGGCGGTCTGGGCGCACTTCAGCAACCCGCCCGCGTTCGCGGGCCGGGACTACACCATCACCGAGGAGCTGAAGCGGCTCATCAACGCCACGCCCGCCGGCGGGACGATCCGCGGCACCATCCACTCCATCAGCATCGACGGCGTGGCCGATGCACTGCTGGCGGCGCAGACGCGGGGCGTCTCGGTCTCCGTCGTGCTGGACGGCAAGAACGCGGCCTCCACGGACCCGGCGGTGGCCACCATCAAGAAGCTCACCAACGCCCGGTTCTGCACCAACTCGAATGGCGGGGGTGGCTGCATCGGCACGGGCGCCGCCGGCAACATGCACACGAAGATGTTCACGTTCAGCCAGACCACGGACCCCAACGGGGTGGCGCGTCCGTACGTGGTGTGGTTCGGCTCGTCGAACCTGACGTACGCGAGCGGCCCGGACGCGTTCAACAACACCATCACCATTTACGACGCCGTGACGCTGTACGACGGCTTCAACGCCAACTTCTCGGACATGTGGAACCGCCGGCACTACACCGGCAATGACTACTACGACTCCGCCAGCGGCCGCGGCTACTACCAGGCCAACCCCGCGGATGCGTACGCCTCACCCGAGGGCGTGGGCCAGACGGACACCATCGTCACCCGGCTCAACGACGTCACGCCCGACGCGAACTGCCGGCTGCGCATCGGCATGGCGTTCGTCACCACCGGGCGTCCCGAAATCCTCGCGCAGGTGAAGCGCTACCGGGCGGGGGGCTGCGCGGTGTGGATGGTGGTGGGCGGAGACTCCACCGACGGCATCAGCATGCCGCAGTCCGTCTACAACGAGCTGCTCGACGCGGGCGTGAGCATCCGCCGCAAGGACAAGGTCCACGACAAGTTCTTCCTCGTCTACGGCAAGTACGGCACCAGCTACGCCTACCGGGTCTACACCGGCTCGCAGAACTGGTCCCAGGACGCGCTCAACGAGAACGAGGAGATGTTCGTCAAGATGGCGCCCGAGACCGGCACCGTGCACCCGCTCTACGACGGGTACTACAACCACTTCAACGACGCCTATAACACCGGCGTGAGCTGCACCAAGGCCAACTTCCCCTGCCGGTAGCAATTTCCCCTCGCCCCTCGGGAGAGGGACGGGGTGAGGGTATCGGGTGAACCCGGGTTGAACCCCCTGTCCACACGGGGGGCCACGGGTTGAAGAACAGGCTCGGATACCCTCACCCTGACCCTCTCCCGAAGGGCGAGGGGACAGTGAGACTCAGGCGCGCCCTTCCGACTTCTGCTGGCGCTCGATGCTCTCGAACAGGGCGCGGAAGTTGCCGCCGCCGAAGCCCTGGTCTCCCTTGCGCTGGATGATCTCGTAGAAGAACGGGCCCGCGCCCGGGTCCTTGTAGAGCGACGCCGCGTCCTTCATGAAGATCTGCAGCAGGTAGCTGTGCTCCCCCGCGCCGTCCACGAGCACCTCCAGCTGGCGCAGCACCTGGATGTCCTCGTCGATCTGCTTGATGCCCAGGTCCTGGATGCGCTGGGGCAGCGCGTCGTAGTACGTGCCCGGGGTGGGCATGAAGGAGATGCCCGCGTTCTCGCGCATGTCCTTCACCGCCGTGAGGATGTCCTTCACCACCAGGGCCAGGTGCTGCACCCCGTCACCCTTGTGGTCCTCGTTGAAGATGTTGATCTGCGAGGCCTTGAAGAAGGGCCGCAGCGGCTCGTTGTTGGCGAACTTCACCCGGCTCACCGGATCCCACACCACCTCGGAGCGCAGCCCCGAGCCATGTGCGCGCTTCTGCTGCGCGGCCACGTCGTCGGTGTGGAACTGAATCTCCCAGAACTTCTCGAAGCCCATCACGTGCTCCATCCACAGGAGCATGGGCTTCATGGTCTGGAAGTTGGACGTGATGTGGTCGATGTGCGTGAAGCCGTAGCGGTTGTTGCCGCCGCGCGGCTTCTCGTGCTGCACGAAGCCCGGGTAGAGGGCCTTGTAGCCGTCGCGCTGGATGAAGCGGAACGTGGTGTCACCAAACGGCGTGGTGATGGAGAACTGCGCCAGCTTGCCGCCCTTGTCATCCGTGTAGCGCTGGATGTCGGTGATGAAGGTGGCGCCGCGCTGCTCCAGCAGACGGTACGTCTTGTCGATGTCCTCCACCTGGTAGTTGAGCGTGCCCACCCCATCCGGGTGCTTGCGCAGGAAGCGCCAGGCGCGGCCGCCCTCGCCCACCGGCTGGCTCACCACCAGCACCACGTTGCCCGCCTGGAAGACGGCCGACTTCTGCCGGCCCTCCTTCTCCAGCTGCGGCGAGGACACGCCCTGCTCGGCGAAGTCCAGCCCGTCCACGTAGAAGCGCCGGCTGCGCTCCAGGTCGTGCACGTACCAGTGGACGCTCTCCAGACCCTTGATGCCCAGCGACTCGAGCTTCGCCATTCGTCGACTCCTTCAGTTCAAGCCGGCACCGCGTCGGGCTGCCGGTCCGCATGTGCCGCCTGGAAGGCGGGAAGGCTGGCACACGCCGCCTCGATACGGGTGAGCAGCGCGTACGGCTGCAGATCTACCCCGAAACGCCGGGCCCCGTAGAGCTGAGGCACCAGGCAGATGTCCGCGAACGACACTGCGTTGCCCAGGCAGTACGTGCCCGCCGTCTCTTGCGCGGCCGCCTGGAAGGCCGCCAGGCCGCGATCAATCCAGTACATGCACCACGCCTTGTCGTCCGCCTTCAGCTCTCCCTTGATGCGCTGCAGCACCGACAGGTTCTGCAACGGCTGGATCCCCGAGTTCACCATCTCCGCCAACATCCGGCAGCGGGCCCGGAGGAAGGGACCGGCCGGCAGCAGGGCGGGCGAGGGGTAGCGCTCCTCCAGGTACTCGAGGATGGCCAGGGACTGACCCAGGTGGTGCACCTTGCCGCCCTCGGTGACCTCCAGCGTGGGCAGGGTGCGCATGGGGTTGATGGCGCGGTAGGCGTCGGAGTGCTGCTCGCCCCCGTCCTTCACCAGGTGCACGGGCACGTACTCGTACGCCAGGCCCTTGAGGTTGAG
The sequence above is drawn from the Archangium gephyra genome and encodes:
- a CDS encoding YgfZ/GcvT domain-containing protein, with the protein product MEPLSLHFLHEQAGAHFLEVNGREAVADYGEVEAEYRAARQAVALHDATYREALRITGEDRVSFLHGMVTQEVKGLAAGAATYAAMITVKGAMVADARILRREADLLLDVEPGMGAKVQEFLGKFLISEDAELLEATGELGVLRLLGPRTAELLGAVTGGSFAPLAPDATRPLPLAGQEVLAVGRPGQEPGVDLLVPRAGLEAVWKALVAAGGAFGLKPLGWRAQEMLRVEAGVPRYGQDMVDTTIPLEASLTNAISYNKGCYIGQEVIARATFRGHMNRKLAGLLLGNTEAAPGTELKKDGKKVGWVTSVVRSPLKGQMVALGYVHRDHLEPGTVLAVGDGSAEATVAALPFT
- a CDS encoding cupin domain-containing protein, whose amino-acid sequence is MDVKHLSDFMGFSAEKLQKLNLFKSERFFLDVYCLTPGQSQKPHRHATSDKVYLVLEGRCRFRIGADEASQGPGAALFAPAGVEHGVTNDGPDNARLLVLMTPPPEHA
- the hppD gene encoding 4-hydroxyphenylpyruvate dioxygenase, yielding MAKLESLGIKGLESVHWYVHDLERSRRFYVDGLDFAEQGVSSPQLEKEGRQKSAVFQAGNVVLVVSQPVGEGGRAWRFLRKHPDGVGTLNYQVEDIDKTYRLLEQRGATFITDIQRYTDDKGGKLAQFSITTPFGDTTFRFIQRDGYKALYPGFVQHEKPRGGNNRYGFTHIDHITSNFQTMKPMLLWMEHVMGFEKFWEIQFHTDDVAAQQKRAHGSGLRSEVVWDPVSRVKFANNEPLRPFFKASQINIFNEDHKGDGVQHLALVVKDILTAVKDMRENAGISFMPTPGTYYDALPQRIQDLGIKQIDEDIQVLRQLEVLVDGAGEHSYLLQIFMKDAASLYKDPGAGPFFYEIIQRKGDQGFGGGNFRALFESIERQQKSEGRA
- a CDS encoding metallophosphoesterase — protein: MTALNWLHLTDWHIGQKDEGLWPNVKDLFLKDLRRLARAQKQAFGEPWDVVLFTGDLAFSGKESQYKQLTAELEQIWKVFREEWPEEKEPVLLCVPGNHDLDRSKAVPTIGAMRDSKDLRKWLFSGDPQILSVVESPFAEYTKWWEGCPLRPQNGVQKGLLPGEFSYVLEKDGIQFGFVGLNSSFLDVDDDSNRKLWLDVQQLHKSCGGSAPDFFNENTLSFLLTHHPPDWLSPEAQTHYKGEIAIGERFVAHICGHLHEAFAQEHRQGFGKEHRLLQGVSLFGLEKLPGKDVSRKHGYTAGRLVIDDNGQALLTLWPRLAVKLQDGSWRLTADYTYELEDDLSHTPTRALERRIQRREGSAKVPEAPPVEVVSGPRTWREAAEDATLWKTASGHAAALKPLRQLAGEMAEVCWKTWGEADVALAEDPWRDDQYPLRVLERLERFVGNQPGCLSPVEVLALVLAPFVREAVRSCGVQWMVGVEPERLTYTSASTEPRNTLEQSHLARPDLVRRAERLAGPERRSLVLWMMHRAFDRMGALWNPPPWPTGLRQLEFSLGGLMKRRGAAGLTWSRLTTLSRCIGAGLDLLEAEEGPAREPIEEVLEGGFRMRRAALAYLLCAAGWSALDPSLADEVAVDHVGIESSFRVEELRQAFREAHWEQREKEEVLSLLCHQPVIDFVLKELVARADEVLAQVRHKAAGNTGETLAPLRRLPSRMSAAEVQPASDEHGSLLYRPRHVRFRLDHDRIRELLMGEQLYRDPTLALRELYQNALDACRYRRARQEFLRRDKGDPSQYVGLISFRQGVEGGRPFIECTDNGIGMSEYDLERVFAVAGRRFVHTPEYIEERAAWSKLSPPIELHPNSQFGIGVLSYFMLADELQVTTRRFQRDGRLGLLLNARISSASGLFRLTEQESSELPDGGTRVRLYLGQRRELSAREILGRLLQVAEFRTEVQDELGTVLVWEPSALSRGADHLVIDDAGVWLSAEGGEGGVLVDGIVTDTALPLVTINLHGKRYPRLSVDRRHILSWSRDWLEHVLENGIERVAKWPGLSLKLLWALEEHYPKIASRIFKLLVDLDAMVPLEYQSAVKIAVKYVGCFFWDDYFVAERLRRKRILFGKDRFSMNSIERWRIGIMEKAGLLKTRKLLPLARAEEVAHLLAAPGDTLLMCVVEDMGVPGGRVGYRKRLTFRGARISFVELLSSALLQGYTFDDLCDRLECYRPLGVEIEISLRGEDARRLMMGIRAEDLKILSSNLDGRGPWLEGAVNALHVLHAARKLDHSLQKVARRLSELAPLLELQLEFKPEALDGLELEEEDWQLILDGLGASDLRFEGTVSVLDVLGAARGLDRLPQEVARRLSELAPLLGLQLGFKPEMLDGLELEEEDWQLILDGLGASDLWFEDTVHVFHVLGAARDLDRLPQEVARRLSELAPLLGLQLGFKPEMLDGLELEEEDWQLILGGLGASDLWFEGTVSVLDVIGAARELDRLPQEVVRRLSELSPFLGLQLGFKPEVLDGLGLEEEDWQLLSEHVDGSTPLLEGTVYAQHVIRAASELGRSHQDVASRLSELAPMTGLRLGFVPEAFSTPALEEADPQELTVLAGIFVTARGDNANVMAEARFHLWWLTDAQIEQLLFILRPLLDAELTDQSLQGV
- a CDS encoding phospholipase D-like domain-containing protein; the protein is MMRSKPAGHFLRALTVGVCTWAATGCEPFAEQDSGEVDVGAIRSGVSVASGTVGGKAVWAHFSNPPAFAGRDYTITEELKRLINATPAGGTIRGTIHSISIDGVADALLAAQTRGVSVSVVLDGKNAASTDPAVATIKKLTNARFCTNSNGGGGCIGTGAAGNMHTKMFTFSQTTDPNGVARPYVVWFGSSNLTYASGPDAFNNTITIYDAVTLYDGFNANFSDMWNRRHYTGNDYYDSASGRGYYQANPADAYASPEGVGQTDTIVTRLNDVTPDANCRLRIGMAFVTTGRPEILAQVKRYRAGGCAVWMVVGGDSTDGISMPQSVYNELLDAGVSIRRKDKVHDKFFLVYGKYGTSYAYRVYTGSQNWSQDALNENEEMFVKMAPETGTVHPLYDGYYNHFNDAYNTGVSCTKANFPCR
- the maiA gene encoding maleylacetoacetate isomerase, encoding MKLYSYWRSSCSWRVRIALNLKGLAYEYVPVHLVKDGGEQHSDAYRAINPMRTLPTLEVTEGGKVHHLGQSLAILEYLEERYPSPALLPAGPFLRARCRMLAEMVNSGIQPLQNLSVLQRIKGELKADDKAWCMYWIDRGLAAFQAAAQETAGTYCLGNAVSFADICLVPQLYGARRFGVDLQPYALLTRIEAACASLPAFQAAHADRQPDAVPA
- a CDS encoding translation initiation factor gives rise to the protein MGKRDKKPEASAPAAPFHNPFAALGLKREELPAGPAPAPVKAEEPKGPQGPQGPKGPARAVVRMERKGRGGKEVTVVEQLGLPAAELEKWLKALKGGLGCGGTVEEDTLVLQGDQRERLPALLEARGVRRVTVG
- a CDS encoding thioredoxin domain-containing protein is translated as MSKKANPPPPVPVRGAAALLGLGLAEAALSIYQWKELLTLRGGGTTSCGISEKINCETVWNSAFASGVHERLGMPVAALGLVWGIVAVALSALFLVWRNNGHTVRPAANGLRLTAAAGVAASLVFGLASASSGALCPTCLGTYALTLTFAAVAWKGLPGPVLPQTGEWGRALQWTGGFAAAAYVALLLPGMQTPKASAALEKVATMTSTAAPGSLEAYLTSLSQPEQQAVANALARYKMDKPLPAPSATRRRYGPENAPVKMVEWTDSRCPHCKNLVEVLALMKKRIPEGKLSLEARQFPLDAQCNRSMPPHATDGSGTRCLAAKAQICTEDAPDYWELREKLFAAQATLNAQNVLSIMSSGTVTRPQLEACISSAATEKKLAEDIAFALQHDLHGTPLVVVNGREAQAIPSFLYALIMADGDPDAAAFKVLPAPAQQALQAHDHPH